The Mycolicibacterium hassiacum DSM 44199 genome includes a window with the following:
- a CDS encoding tandem-95 repeat protein, whose translation MLDYNGPDAFTYTVTDGQHTTTATVSITVTPVNDPPTATDTTVTVDEDSSITIDLKQLVGDIDTSAADLTILVGQTAHGTLTPTGDGTWTYTPDPDYNGPDAFAYTVTDGEHITSATVSITVNPVNDAPVANSDPIYTATGGLLGTVLIAQATGNVLANDHDVDGDSLKAELVSGPTYSSIFTALIKDFELQPDGTFNYQASVQLFTYSVQFVYRAYDEHDGVRTYSDPVTVTINVPGTLL comes from the coding sequence TTGCTCGACTACAACGGCCCCGACGCATTCACCTACACCGTCACCGACGGCCAACACACCACCACCGCAACCGTCTCGATCACCGTCACCCCAGTCAACGACCCACCCACCGCCACCGACACCACGGTGACGGTCGACGAAGACAGCTCCATCACCATCGACCTGAAACAACTCGTTGGCGATATAGACACCTCGGCTGCCGATCTCACCATCCTCGTGGGCCAGACAGCGCACGGGACGCTGACCCCGACCGGTGACGGCACCTGGACCTACACCCCAGACCCCGACTACAACGGCCCGGACGCATTCGCCTACACCGTCACCGACGGCGAACACATCACCAGCGCCACGGTGTCGATCACGGTGAACCCGGTCAACGACGCGCCGGTGGCCAACTCCGACCCCATCTACACCGCGACCGGCGGGTTGCTGGGGACTGTGTTGATCGCCCAAGCGACCGGAAATGTGCTGGCCAATGACCATGATGTCGACGGCGACAGCCTGAAGGCCGAGCTGGTCTCGGGTCCGACATACAGCAGCATCTTCACCGCGCTGATCAAGGACTTCGAGTTGCAGCCCGACGGGACCTTCAACTACCAGGCGAGCGTGCAGTTGTTCACGTACTCGGTTCAGTTCGTCTACCGCGCCTACGACGAGCACGACGGTGTCAGGACCTACAGCGATCCGGTGACCGTCACGATCAACGTGCCCGGTACGCTTCTCTAG
- a CDS encoding glycoside hydrolase family 2 protein, whose protein sequence is MTRLVLASAIALTTIVMVETPAHAAEAWQRQRPPLSTPWTYLVGPNNALPEYPRPQMVRKRWLNLNGVWGYTGRSGSRMLTSPPSADKFDERILVPYPTESALSGIGRHDDQMWYRKVFEVPGTWRGQRVLLHFGAVDQIATVWVNGRKVAHHEGGYTSFSADITDALRYSGAQEIIVRAEDRNELNPFPVGKQRNDPEGLFYTGASGIWQTVWLEPVRSTYIEKLAITTDLNGMTLLPRVVGATDQRAEVVVSEPDGREVARTTGSPNQPLRVTVPRPRLWAPEHPYLYDIEVRLIGASGKLVDGVTSYAGLRTISTVPDAQGRPRIALNNKITFLHGPLDQGYWPDGIYTAPTDDALRFDLERTKALGMNFVRKHAKVEPARWYYWADRLGLLVWQDMPSLDVSLDIPVGPAPDPSPAAKRNFERELAEMIDQLRSVTSIVGWVPFNEGWGEFDAGRIAHVVKAHDPTRMVNANSGVNCCKSRPDSKAGDIYDDHTYVGPGRPPIPQGRGAHARQAGQHRVVVNGEYGGLGLVFDGNRWPGRPQAYEMTDSQARLTQRYVEVSRELEQIVRRGGLSGAIYTQLTDVENEVNGFLSYDRWLVKMDLRTVAARNRAVIAAGAAPVAPPPPAPPSDPRRLT, encoded by the coding sequence ATGACTCGCCTGGTTTTGGCGAGTGCGATCGCGCTGACCACAATCGTGATGGTGGAGACGCCGGCGCATGCCGCCGAGGCGTGGCAGCGGCAACGACCTCCGTTGTCCACCCCATGGACCTACCTGGTGGGCCCGAACAACGCGCTGCCCGAGTACCCGCGTCCGCAGATGGTGCGCAAGCGCTGGCTGAACCTCAACGGTGTGTGGGGCTACACCGGCAGGTCCGGGAGCAGGATGCTCACGTCCCCGCCGAGCGCCGACAAGTTCGACGAGCGGATCCTGGTCCCCTACCCCACCGAGTCCGCACTGTCCGGGATCGGACGTCACGACGATCAGATGTGGTACCGCAAGGTCTTCGAGGTACCCGGAACCTGGCGCGGACAGCGGGTGCTGCTGCACTTCGGGGCGGTGGACCAGATCGCGACGGTGTGGGTCAACGGACGCAAGGTGGCCCATCACGAAGGCGGCTATACCTCGTTCAGCGCCGATATCACCGACGCCCTGCGGTACTCCGGCGCACAGGAGATCATCGTTCGGGCCGAGGATCGCAACGAACTCAACCCGTTTCCCGTCGGCAAGCAGCGCAACGACCCCGAAGGCCTCTTCTACACCGGCGCATCCGGAATCTGGCAGACGGTCTGGCTGGAACCGGTCCGCTCGACCTACATCGAAAAACTCGCCATCACTACCGATCTCAACGGGATGACACTCCTGCCGCGGGTGGTCGGGGCGACCGACCAGCGCGCCGAGGTGGTGGTGTCCGAACCCGACGGCCGCGAGGTGGCGCGGACCACCGGCTCCCCGAATCAACCGCTGCGCGTCACCGTGCCGCGACCGCGGCTGTGGGCACCCGAGCATCCCTATCTCTACGACATCGAGGTTCGCCTCATCGGCGCCTCCGGCAAGCTCGTCGACGGGGTAACCAGTTATGCCGGGCTCCGCACGATCAGCACCGTTCCCGACGCTCAGGGCCGACCGCGGATCGCGCTGAACAACAAGATCACCTTCTTGCACGGACCGCTCGACCAGGGGTATTGGCCCGACGGCATCTACACCGCGCCCACCGACGATGCGCTGCGATTCGATCTGGAACGCACCAAGGCACTCGGGATGAACTTCGTGCGCAAACACGCCAAGGTCGAACCCGCGCGCTGGTACTACTGGGCCGATCGACTCGGTCTGTTGGTGTGGCAGGACATGCCGTCGCTGGATGTGTCGCTGGACATCCCGGTGGGGCCCGCTCCCGATCCCTCACCGGCAGCCAAGCGGAACTTCGAACGCGAGCTGGCCGAGATGATCGACCAATTGCGCAGTGTCACCTCGATCGTGGGCTGGGTGCCGTTCAACGAGGGCTGGGGTGAGTTCGACGCCGGCCGGATCGCCCATGTGGTCAAAGCCCACGACCCGACCCGCATGGTGAACGCCAACAGCGGCGTCAACTGCTGCAAGTCGCGCCCGGACAGCAAGGCGGGCGACATCTACGACGATCACACCTACGTCGGTCCGGGCCGTCCGCCGATTCCCCAGGGGCGCGGCGCTCATGCAAGGCAAGCCGGGCAGCACCGCGTGGTGGTCAACGGAGAGTACGGCGGATTGGGTCTGGTGTTCGACGGCAACCGCTGGCCGGGCCGCCCGCAGGCCTACGAGATGACCGACAGTCAGGCACGGCTGACCCAACGCTATGTGGAAGTCAGCAGGGAACTCGAGCAGATCGTCCGCCGCGGTGGCCTTTCCGGCGCGATCTACACCCAACTGACCGATGTCGAGAACGAGGTGAACGGGTTCCTCAGCTACGACCGGTGGCTGGTCAAGATGGATCTTCGCACCGTGGCCGCGCGCAACCGTGCCGTGATCGCCGCCGGCGCCGCACCGGTGGCGCCGCCACCACCGGCACCGCCGTCCGATCCACGGCGGTTGACATAG
- a CDS encoding pseudouridine synthase: MARVPPLPVRDGLGPARVRLHGGVVADELAARFGAAVAAKVTAGEVFLADGTVVGPGTVVEPGTHVYLYRELRDEIEVPFDIPILYRDDEIVVVDKPHFLATMPRGRHVGQTALVRLRRSLDLPELSPAHRLDRLTAGVLLFTVRRDVRGAYQTMFERGEVRKTYLARAAVRADLDFPRVVRSRIIKRRGSLQAVEEPGAPNAETYVEHLGDGVYRLTPRTGRTHQLRVHMNSLGLPILGDPLYPTVVDVAPGDFSRPLQLLAHTLEFDDPITGARRRFVSGRVFGTEGNRAHSNSADDSGS; the protein is encoded by the coding sequence GTGGCCCGGGTTCCGCCGCTGCCGGTGCGCGACGGGCTGGGGCCGGCGCGGGTGCGGCTGCACGGTGGGGTGGTGGCCGACGAGTTGGCCGCCCGGTTCGGTGCGGCGGTCGCGGCGAAAGTCACGGCGGGTGAGGTGTTTCTGGCCGACGGCACGGTGGTCGGTCCGGGCACCGTGGTGGAGCCCGGCACTCACGTGTACCTCTACCGCGAGCTGCGCGATGAGATCGAGGTACCGTTCGACATCCCGATCCTGTACCGCGACGACGAAATCGTGGTGGTGGACAAACCGCACTTCCTCGCGACGATGCCGCGGGGCAGGCACGTCGGGCAGACGGCGCTGGTGCGGCTGCGGCGATCGTTGGACCTGCCGGAGCTCTCACCGGCGCACCGGCTGGACCGGCTGACCGCGGGCGTGTTGCTGTTCACCGTGCGGCGTGACGTGCGTGGCGCCTATCAGACGATGTTCGAGCGCGGCGAGGTGCGCAAGACGTACCTGGCGCGGGCGGCGGTACGTGCCGACCTCGATTTTCCGCGGGTGGTGCGGAGCCGGATCATCAAGCGGCGCGGGAGTTTACAGGCAGTCGAGGAACCCGGTGCGCCGAACGCCGAGACCTACGTCGAGCATCTCGGCGACGGCGTCTACCGGCTGACCCCGCGCACCGGGCGCACCCATCAGCTGCGGGTGCACATGAACTCGCTGGGCCTGCCCATCCTCGGAGATCCCCTGTATCCGACGGTGGTCGACGTCGCACCGGGCGATTTCTCACGGCCGCTGCAGCTGCTCGCGCACACCCTGGAGTTCGACGATCCGATCACCGGTGCGCGGCGGCGGTTTGTCAGCGGTCGGGTTTTCGGGACGGAAGGCAACCGAGCACACAGCAACTCAGCCGATGACTCAGGCAGCTGA
- a CDS encoding NAD(P)H-quinone dehydrogenase, which produces MPSRKPTRIVIIGGGPAGYEAALVAAARGPDVADVTVVDSDGIGGACVLYDCVPSKTFIASTGVRTELRRAPALGFDIEFDDAKTDVVTINERVKRLAAAQSADIERRLRSQGVKLIAGRGELVDEMPGMAVHTVQVTAHDGSVHTLQADVVLIATGASPRVLPNARPDGELILNWRQLYDLKKLPEHLVVVGSGVTGAEFVNAYTELGVKVTVVASRDQILPHEDSDAAAVLEEVFAARGVTLLKNARAESVVRKGPDPRDGVVVTMTDGRQVEGSHALITVGSVPNTSGLGLERVGIELGEGGYLKVDRVSRTAVPGIYAAGDCTGLMLLASVAAMQGRIAMYHALGEGLEPIRLRTVAAAVFTRPEIAAVGVPQRMIDDGSVPARTIMLPLNTNARAKMSSLRRGFVKIFCRPATGVVIGGVVVAPIASELILPIALAVQNGNTVADLAQTFSVYPSLSGSITEAARQLMAHDDLD; this is translated from the coding sequence GTGCCAAGCCGTAAGCCCACCCGGATCGTGATCATCGGCGGTGGCCCCGCCGGCTACGAAGCGGCGTTGGTCGCCGCCGCCCGCGGACCCGACGTGGCCGACGTCACCGTGGTCGACTCCGACGGTATCGGCGGTGCGTGCGTGTTGTACGACTGCGTGCCGTCGAAAACATTCATCGCGTCGACCGGGGTGCGCACCGAGCTGCGGCGGGCGCCGGCGCTCGGTTTCGACATCGAGTTCGACGACGCCAAGACCGACGTCGTCACGATCAATGAGCGGGTGAAGCGGCTGGCGGCCGCGCAGTCCGCCGATATCGAACGGCGGTTGCGCAGCCAGGGCGTGAAGCTGATCGCGGGCCGCGGCGAGCTTGTCGACGAGATGCCGGGCATGGCCGTGCACACCGTCCAGGTCACCGCGCACGACGGCAGCGTCCACACGCTGCAGGCCGATGTGGTGCTGATCGCCACCGGCGCCAGCCCGCGGGTGCTGCCCAACGCCCGGCCCGACGGCGAACTCATCCTGAACTGGCGCCAGCTCTACGACCTCAAGAAGCTGCCCGAACATCTGGTGGTCGTCGGGTCCGGCGTCACCGGTGCGGAGTTCGTCAACGCCTACACCGAGCTCGGGGTCAAGGTCACGGTGGTGGCCAGCCGTGATCAGATCCTGCCGCACGAGGACTCCGACGCCGCCGCCGTGCTCGAGGAGGTGTTCGCCGCGCGCGGGGTGACGCTGCTCAAGAACGCCCGTGCGGAGTCGGTCGTGCGCAAGGGGCCCGACCCGCGCGACGGCGTGGTGGTGACCATGACCGACGGCCGTCAGGTGGAGGGCAGCCACGCGCTCATCACGGTCGGATCGGTGCCCAACACCAGCGGCCTGGGGCTGGAGCGGGTCGGGATCGAGCTGGGCGAGGGCGGCTACCTGAAGGTCGACCGGGTGTCGCGCACCGCGGTGCCGGGCATCTACGCCGCCGGGGACTGCACCGGGCTGATGCTGCTGGCGTCGGTCGCGGCGATGCAGGGCCGCATCGCGATGTATCACGCGCTGGGGGAGGGGCTGGAGCCGATTCGGCTGCGCACCGTGGCGGCGGCGGTGTTCACCCGCCCCGAGATCGCCGCGGTCGGGGTGCCGCAGCGGATGATCGACGACGGGTCGGTGCCGGCGCGCACGATCATGCTGCCGCTCAACACCAATGCCCGGGCCAAGATGTCGAGCCTGCGCCGTGGTTTCGTCAAGATCTTCTGCCGGCCGGCGACCGGGGTGGTGATCGGCGGGGTGGTGGTCGCGCCCATCGCCTCCGAACTGATCCTGCCGATCGCGCTGGCGGTGCAGAACGGCAACACCGTGGCGGATCTGGCGCAGACGTTCTCGGTGTATCCGTCGCTGTCGGGGTCGATCACCGAGGCCGCCCGGCAGCTGATGGCCCACGACGATCTGGACTGA
- a CDS encoding glycerol-3-phosphate dehydrogenase/oxidase, with protein sequence MTDPTHLNPHQRAEAWERLGSEQFDVVVIGGGVVGAGAALDAATRGLKVALVEARDWASGTSSRSSKMFHGGLRYLEQLEFGLVREALAERELALTTLAPHLVKPLPFLYPLTKRWWERPYVAAGIFLYDQLGGAKSVPAQKHLTKSGALRLAPGLKRSSLIGGIRYYDTVVDDARHTLTVVRTAAHYGAVVRSSSQVVALLREGDRVTGVTVRDSEDGSTVDVRGHVVVNATGVWTDEIQALSKQRGRFRVRASKGVHIVVPRDRIVSEVAIILRTEKSVLFVIPWGTHWIIGTTDTDWHLDLAHPAATKADIDYILGQVNRVLATPLTHDDIDGVYAGLRPLLAGESEETSKLSREHAVAVPAPGLVAIAGGKYTTYRVMGADAIDAAAEFIPARVAPSITRKVPLMGADGYFALINQTQSVGARYGLHPYRVRHLLDRYGSMIDEVLEMAEGRPELLTPITEAPIYLKVEAWYAAAAEGALHLEDILARRMRISIEYPHRGVDCAREVAEVVAPVLGWSDKDIEREVNTYLARVDAEIRSQQEPDDESADALRAAAPEARAQILEPVPLN encoded by the coding sequence GTGACCGACCCGACACATCTGAACCCCCATCAGCGGGCAGAGGCCTGGGAGCGGCTCGGTAGCGAGCAGTTCGACGTCGTCGTGATCGGCGGCGGTGTGGTGGGCGCGGGTGCGGCACTCGATGCGGCGACCCGCGGACTCAAGGTCGCGCTGGTGGAGGCGCGGGACTGGGCGTCGGGGACGTCGAGCCGCTCGTCGAAGATGTTCCACGGCGGTCTGCGCTACCTCGAACAGCTGGAGTTCGGCCTGGTGCGCGAGGCGCTGGCCGAACGCGAACTCGCGCTGACCACCCTGGCCCCGCATCTGGTCAAGCCGCTGCCGTTTCTGTACCCGCTGACCAAGCGGTGGTGGGAGCGGCCCTACGTGGCGGCCGGCATCTTCCTCTACGACCAGCTTGGTGGTGCGAAATCCGTTCCGGCGCAGAAACACCTGACCAAGTCGGGTGCGCTGCGGTTGGCGCCCGGGCTCAAGCGGTCCTCGTTGATCGGCGGAATCCGGTACTACGACACCGTGGTCGACGATGCCCGCCACACCCTGACCGTGGTGCGCACCGCCGCGCACTACGGTGCGGTGGTGCGGTCGTCGTCGCAGGTGGTGGCGTTGTTGCGGGAGGGCGACCGGGTCACCGGGGTGACCGTGCGCGATTCCGAGGACGGATCGACCGTCGACGTGCGCGGCCATGTCGTGGTCAACGCGACCGGGGTGTGGACCGACGAGATCCAGGCATTGTCCAAGCAGCGCGGGCGTTTTCGGGTGCGTGCCTCCAAGGGTGTGCACATCGTGGTGCCGCGGGACCGTATCGTCAGCGAGGTGGCGATCATCCTGCGCACCGAGAAGTCGGTGCTGTTCGTCATCCCGTGGGGCACGCACTGGATCATCGGCACCACCGACACCGACTGGCACCTCGACCTGGCGCATCCGGCGGCGACCAAGGCGGATATCGACTACATCCTCGGCCAGGTCAACCGGGTGCTGGCCACTCCGTTGACCCACGACGACATCGACGGGGTGTACGCGGGGCTGCGGCCACTGCTGGCCGGCGAGAGCGAGGAGACATCAAAGCTGTCGCGCGAACACGCGGTGGCGGTGCCCGCACCCGGGTTGGTGGCGATCGCCGGCGGCAAGTACACCACCTACCGGGTGATGGGGGCCGACGCGATCGACGCGGCGGCGGAGTTCATCCCGGCGCGGGTGGCGCCGTCGATCACCCGCAAGGTTCCGCTGATGGGTGCCGACGGGTACTTCGCGCTGATCAACCAGACCCAAAGCGTCGGTGCCCGTTACGGTTTGCACCCGTACCGGGTGCGGCATCTGCTGGACCGCTATGGGTCGATGATCGACGAGGTGCTCGAGATGGCCGAGGGCCGGCCCGAGCTGCTGACCCCGATCACCGAGGCGCCGATCTACCTCAAGGTCGAGGCCTGGTACGCGGCGGCGGCCGAGGGCGCCCTGCATCTCGAGGACATCCTGGCGCGCCGGATGCGGATCTCGATCGAGTACCCGCACCGCGGGGTGGACTGCGCCCGCGAGGTCGCCGAAGTGGTGGCCCCGGTGCTGGGGTGGAGCGACAAGGACATCGAGCGCGAGGTCAACACCTATCTGGCCCGGGTGGACGCCGAGATCCGCTCGCAGCAGGAGCCCGACGACGAGTCGGCCGACGCGTTGCGGGCGGCGGCACCGGAAGCGCGCGCACAGATCCTCGAACCGGTGCCGTTGAACTGA
- a CDS encoding gamma-glutamylcyclotransferase, protein MPLYAAYGSNMDPEQMLQRAPHSPMAGTGWLYGWRLTFAGEDIGWEGALATVVEDPAYRVFVVLYDVTKEDEENLDRWEGAELGIHKKIRARVHRISSDSGDGPVLAWLYVVDAWEGGLPSARYLGVMADAAEKAGAPPEYVHDLRTRPSRNIGPGAR, encoded by the coding sequence GTGCCGCTTTACGCCGCGTACGGGTCCAACATGGATCCGGAGCAGATGCTCCAGCGGGCTCCTCATTCGCCGATGGCGGGCACCGGATGGCTCTACGGCTGGCGGTTGACCTTTGCCGGCGAGGACATCGGCTGGGAAGGCGCGCTGGCCACGGTCGTCGAGGACCCCGCCTACCGGGTGTTCGTGGTGCTCTACGACGTGACCAAGGAGGACGAGGAGAACCTCGACCGCTGGGAAGGCGCGGAGCTCGGCATCCACAAGAAGATCCGTGCCCGGGTACACCGCATCTCATCCGACAGCGGTGACGGCCCGGTGCTCGCCTGGCTGTATGTCGTCGACGCCTGGGAAGGCGGCCTGCCGTCGGCACGTTACCTAGGTGTGATGGCCGACGCTGCCGAAAAAGCCGGGGCACCACCGGAATACGTACACGACCTGCGAACCCGCCCATCACGCAACATCGGTCCCGGCGCGCGCTGA
- a CDS encoding SDR family NAD(P)-dependent oxidoreductase: MNRETFDRLFDMTGRTVIVTGGTRGIGLALAEGFVLAGARVVVASRKPHACERAVERLRELGGQAIGVPTHLGDVDALEALVRATVDEFGGIDVVVNNAANALAQPLGQMTVEAVTKSYEVNVRGPLFLVQAALPHLKESAKAAVINMVSVGAFMFSPATSIYSSNKAALMSLTRSMAAEFAPFGIRVNAIAPGPVDTDMVRNNPPEFIDMLAKSTLMQRLASPDEIVGTALLLASDAGSYITGTVIIVDGGGTPR, translated from the coding sequence GTGAATCGCGAAACGTTTGATCGTCTGTTCGACATGACCGGCCGGACCGTGATCGTGACCGGCGGGACCCGGGGCATCGGCCTGGCTCTGGCTGAGGGATTCGTGTTGGCCGGCGCCCGGGTGGTGGTGGCCAGCCGCAAACCCCACGCGTGCGAGCGCGCCGTCGAGCGGCTGCGTGAACTCGGCGGTCAGGCCATCGGCGTCCCTACTCACCTCGGTGACGTCGACGCGCTCGAAGCATTGGTGCGGGCGACCGTCGATGAGTTCGGCGGTATCGACGTCGTGGTCAACAATGCCGCCAACGCCCTGGCGCAACCGCTCGGCCAGATGACCGTCGAAGCGGTGACGAAGTCGTACGAGGTCAACGTGCGCGGGCCGCTGTTCCTGGTGCAGGCAGCCCTGCCCCACCTGAAGGAAAGCGCGAAAGCCGCTGTCATCAACATGGTTTCGGTCGGAGCTTTCATGTTCTCGCCGGCCACTTCGATCTACTCGTCGAACAAGGCCGCCCTGATGTCGTTGACCCGGTCGATGGCAGCCGAGTTCGCGCCGTTCGGGATCAGGGTGAACGCGATCGCCCCGGGACCCGTCGATACCGATATGGTGCGCAACAACCCGCCGGAGTTCATCGACATGCTGGCCAAGAGCACGCTGATGCAGCGACTCGCCTCACCGGACGAGATCGTCGGCACCGCACTACTGTTGGCTTCCGACGCGGGCAGCTACATCACGGGAACCGTCATTATCGTCGACGGTGGTGGAACTCCTCGGTAG
- a CDS encoding Ig-like domain-containing protein produces the protein MSSSGGPNTSVNDSGQRTDQNADEGTGAKDGAKKTQAENGDDDGDDGESTAASETSPEPVGNDGETISDVEPNVSEPAQEPEAQQSAENSDHSAAAQEPLSPQPSDDERPDGRDPATSPESKAPTTASEGSDSLISASHDENLVVTPLSMAHHELTDAPLTTLSTNVDRTPQWQEIAPAPVTMLGLFIPRTLVSVATAFVGALLTPFLAPGPVNPAQPPLLWAVLAWVRREVQRTFFNLPPIVRDQNVSLVLGPGDVSEPISFNAFDADHDKLTYSVPARGSVGGPKHGTVVIDQATGTFTYQADEGYVGPDEFTVSVSDAADRWHVHGLLSLFGWHRAHVDRATVRINVAAPNGAPVANPDTFETSEGSPVSGNVLGNDDDPEGDPLTAQLVSDPKKGTVEFHSDGSFSYTPDPDFSGVDTFTYQALDAENVSNTATVTIVVTPVNKAPVAVDDAYDVDEDGVLAVPAGSGVLSNDHDPENGGITAVLVDTPAHGTVTLNPDGSFEYRPAENLFGTDSFTYIVDDGELTSQIGTVSITVRPVNDPPTATDTTVTIDEDAPTTIDLTQLVGDIDTPTADLTITVNDPSHGTLTPAGDGTWTYTPDPDYNEELSRPVDRGVSGDLRSGLLIAV, from the coding sequence GTGAGCAGTTCCGGTGGGCCGAACACGTCGGTCAACGACTCCGGTCAGCGCACGGACCAGAACGCCGATGAAGGAACCGGCGCCAAGGACGGCGCCAAGAAGACACAGGCTGAGAATGGCGACGACGACGGTGATGACGGCGAGTCGACCGCTGCGTCGGAGACCTCACCTGAACCAGTCGGCAACGACGGCGAGACCATAAGCGACGTCGAACCGAACGTCTCCGAGCCCGCCCAGGAACCGGAAGCCCAGCAATCAGCGGAGAACTCCGACCACTCCGCGGCGGCCCAGGAACCACTGTCGCCGCAACCCAGTGACGACGAAAGACCCGATGGACGTGATCCGGCTACATCGCCGGAATCGAAGGCTCCGACCACCGCGTCGGAGGGCTCCGATAGCCTGATTTCGGCCTCGCACGACGAAAACCTCGTCGTCACACCACTTTCGATGGCGCATCATGAACTAACGGATGCGCCGCTGACGACGCTGTCGACGAACGTCGACAGGACGCCGCAGTGGCAGGAGATCGCCCCGGCCCCGGTCACGATGCTGGGGTTGTTCATCCCGCGGACGCTGGTCTCGGTCGCGACCGCGTTTGTCGGCGCGTTGTTGACGCCGTTCCTCGCCCCAGGCCCCGTCAATCCGGCGCAACCTCCACTGTTGTGGGCGGTGCTGGCCTGGGTCCGGCGGGAGGTTCAGCGCACGTTCTTCAACCTCCCGCCCATTGTGCGCGACCAGAACGTCAGCCTCGTCCTGGGGCCCGGCGACGTCAGTGAACCCATCTCCTTCAATGCTTTTGACGCCGATCACGACAAGCTGACGTACTCGGTGCCGGCGCGAGGAAGCGTCGGCGGACCGAAGCACGGGACCGTGGTCATCGACCAGGCGACCGGGACGTTCACCTACCAGGCCGACGAAGGCTATGTGGGGCCGGACGAGTTCACCGTCTCGGTCAGCGACGCCGCCGACCGCTGGCATGTACACGGGCTGCTCAGTCTGTTCGGTTGGCATCGGGCGCATGTCGATCGCGCGACGGTGCGTATCAACGTGGCAGCCCCCAATGGAGCTCCAGTCGCCAACCCTGACACCTTCGAGACGTCCGAGGGCTCTCCGGTTTCGGGCAACGTGCTCGGTAACGACGATGATCCGGAAGGCGATCCCCTTACAGCACAACTTGTTTCGGATCCCAAGAAGGGGACGGTCGAGTTCCACTCCGACGGCTCGTTCAGCTACACGCCGGACCCGGATTTCTCCGGTGTCGATACCTTCACCTACCAGGCTCTCGACGCGGAGAACGTCAGCAACACCGCCACCGTCACCATTGTCGTCACGCCGGTGAACAAAGCCCCGGTCGCCGTCGACGATGCATACGACGTTGACGAAGACGGCGTGTTGGCCGTGCCTGCCGGTTCGGGAGTTCTGTCGAACGACCACGACCCCGAAAACGGCGGTATCACCGCTGTTCTGGTGGACACCCCGGCCCACGGTACCGTCACACTGAACCCCGACGGGTCCTTCGAGTATCGCCCGGCGGAGAACTTGTTCGGCACCGACAGCTTCACCTACATCGTCGATGACGGCGAGCTGACCAGCCAAATCGGGACCGTATCCATCACTGTCAGGCCGGTCAACGACCCACCCACCGCCACCGACACCACCGTCACCATCGACGAAGACGCGCCGACCACCATCGATTTGACCCAACTGGTCGGCGACATCGACACCCCCACCGCCGACCTCACCATCACCGTCAACGATCCCTCGCACGGGACGCTGACCCCGGCCGGTGACGGCACCTGGACCTACACCCCCGACCCCGACTACAACGAGGAATTGTCAAGACCTGTGGATCGGGGTGTTTCAGGCGACCTCCGTTCCGGCTTGCTGATCGCCGTCTGA
- a CDS encoding enoyl-CoA hydratase/isomerase family protein produces the protein MAQLELSYPRQDIAVVTLNRPEKLNALSYELVEDLHGVLQQLRRNNDCRVVILTGAGRGFCSGLDLTEPNPERAGEGTEFPRSGMRWQERIAELTTGIQRLRQPVIAAVNGPAYGGGLGIALACDIRIAAESARFCTQFIKLGIGGADIGVSYTLPRLIGAGPAFDLILTARVVDAQEALRLGLVSRLSSDQSLLEDALTIAETLCGYGKFAVESTKQVLWANLEASSLEAALHLENRSQILASTSGEMQRATEEFHHRRR, from the coding sequence ATGGCGCAGCTTGAACTCTCCTACCCCCGCCAGGACATCGCCGTTGTCACGCTCAACCGACCGGAAAAACTCAACGCGCTGTCCTACGAGCTGGTCGAAGACCTGCACGGTGTGCTTCAGCAACTTCGGCGCAACAACGACTGCCGTGTCGTCATACTGACCGGGGCCGGCCGCGGTTTCTGTTCGGGTCTCGATCTGACCGAGCCCAACCCGGAGCGGGCCGGCGAGGGCACCGAGTTCCCGCGATCGGGCATGCGATGGCAGGAACGGATCGCCGAGCTCACCACCGGAATCCAGCGTCTGCGCCAACCGGTTATCGCCGCGGTCAACGGACCGGCCTACGGCGGCGGCCTGGGCATCGCGCTGGCCTGCGATATCCGCATCGCGGCCGAATCCGCGAGGTTCTGCACCCAGTTCATCAAACTGGGAATAGGTGGCGCCGATATCGGAGTCAGCTATACGCTGCCCCGGCTTATCGGCGCCGGACCGGCATTCGACCTCATCCTCACCGCCCGGGTGGTCGACGCCCAGGAGGCGCTGCGCCTGGGGCTTGTCTCACGGCTGTCCAGCGATCAGTCCCTGCTCGAGGACGCTCTCACTATCGCGGAAACACTGTGCGGCTACGGCAAATTCGCTGTCGAGTCGACGAAACAGGTGCTGTGGGCCAACCTCGAGGCGTCCAGCCTGGAGGCGGCCCTGCACCTGGAGAACCGGAGCCAGATCCTGGCCTCGACCAGCGGTGAGATGCAACGCGCTACCGAGGAGTTCCACCACCGTCGACGATAA